One stretch of Labrus bergylta chromosome 24, fLabBer1.1, whole genome shotgun sequence DNA includes these proteins:
- the spry2 gene encoding protein sprouty homolog 2, whose product MDSRSQSDSDGGGGHRGGSPSSTGSLNRHRGEGRPQPQPPQTQDSPPDSGLTNGHPPHTPAVLSLDEIRITGSSNEYTEGPTVAQRSPASLQRQQKNDVVTSPGSRTSGLQETQEERHNNLLNLHSLTQHGNTSILPREGVLRSASDDSQSSIRTSQGSVSSGQRLLSSPAGSSQIIRTQPSRTELNSEELKPLTNESRVVVAVPGSRSSKHQGVHSTRCKDCGRCLCAECRRVLPYCWMCGRRCMCSLQNMVEYGTCVCCVKGLFYHCSSDDEDTCAEKPFSCTQQHCCARWTAASFLALLLPCLLCYLPAKGCLAVCQSCYARASRPGCRCENPNRIHCEDSGKPA is encoded by the coding sequence ATGGATTCCAGAAGTCAGAGCGACAGCGACGGGGGAGGAGGACACCGTGGCGGGTCGCCGTCATCAACCGGCTCGCTGAACAGGCACCGCGGCGAAGGAAGACCGCAACCCCAGCCTCCACAAACCCAAGATAGTCCGCCAGATTCCGGGCTGACCAACGGGCATCCGCCCCATACTCCGGCAGTGCTGTCTCTGGACGAGATCAGGATAACTGGGAGTAGTAATGAGTATACAGAAGGGCCAACAGTCGCCCAAAGGTCTCCAGCCTCTCTGCAGCGGCAGCAGAAGAACGATGTGGTTACTTCACCAGGTTCAAGGACCAGCGGGCTGCAGGAGACCCAGGAAGAGAGGCATAATAATCTCCTCAACCTGCATTCATTGACTCAGCATGGAAACACTTCCATCCTGCCTAGGGAAGGCGTGCTGCGATCGGCCAGTGATGACTCGCAGAGTAGCATCAGGACCAGTCAGGGGAGCGTTTCTTCAGGCCAGAGGCTCCTCAGCAGCCCGGCAGGCAGCAGCCAGATAATCAGAACGCAGCCGTCGCGCACAGAGCTGAATTCAGAAGAGCTGAAACCCTTGACCAATGAGTCCAGGGTCGTGGTTGCCGTGCCAGGCAGCAGAAGCTCTAAACATCAAGGTGTACACTCCACCAGGTGTAAAGACTGTGGTCGGTGCCTCTGCGCAGAGTGCAGGCGGGTGCTTCCTTACTGCTGGATGTGCGGCCGTCGGTGCATGTGCTCGTTGCAGAACATGGTGGAATACGGGACGTGCGTGTGCTGCGTCAAGGGCCTTTTCTACCACTGCTCCAGCGACGACGAGGACACGTGCGCCGAGAAGCCCTTCTCGTGCACGCAGCAGCACTGCTGCGCACGCTGGACAGCGGCGTCGTTCCTCGCCCTGCTCCTCCCGTGTCTCCTGTGCTACCTCCCGGCTAAAGGGTGCCTCGCTGTGTGCCAGAGCTGCTACGCCCGAGCGTCTAGACCAGGCTGTCGTTGCGAGAACCCAAACCGCATTCACTGTGAGGATTCTGGCAAGCCGGCATAG